A single region of the Theileria annulata chromosome 4, complete sequence, *** SEQUENCING IN PROGRESS *** genome encodes:
- a CDS encoding uncharacterized protein (Tap349h10.p1c.C.cand.114 - score = 138.27): protein MARRNNVLENVRGGQRNARNPRGNYRFRNRNNNSLNNNTNTNRRNVRRVFKARSFKGRPLRRFGAGPAQFEGQGEVNAPRRGRFRRTRRNFAFRRFNKNMRTKQNFKKNKDQKTADQMDMELDTYMGGEATRAKLDADLTNYFSQPEANN from the exons ATGGCAAGAAGGAACAATGTACTAGAGAATGTGAGAGGAGGTCAACGAAATGCCCGAAATCCCAGGGGAAATTACAGATTTCGCAATAGAAACAACAATTCACTAAATAACAACACAAACACAAATAGGAGAAATG TAAGGAGGGTATTTAAGGCCAGATCATTTAAAGGCCGTCCATTAAGACGTTTTGGAGCTGGACCTGCACAATTTGAAGGTCAGGGTGAGGTAAACGCTCCTAGGAGGGGTAGATTCAGGCGTACGAGGCGCAATTTTGCTTTTCGCAGATtcaataaaaatatgagaactaaacaaaattttaaaaagaataaGGATCAAAAAACTGCCGACCAAATG GACATGGAGTTGGATACTTATATGGGTGGCGAGGCTACTAGAGCGAAGCTTGATGCTGATTTAACCAATTACTTTTCACAACCAGAAGCtaacaattaa
- a CDS encoding Tpr-related protein family member, putative (Tap349h10.p1c.C.cand.115 - score = 35.85;~SMART 10 transmembrane domains at aa 21-43, 336-358, 370-392, 396-418, 439-461, 486-508, 521-539, 578-600, 620-642 and 652-674; pfam:PspA_IM30 (PF04012) at aa 73-299, E()=2.10e-02;~10 probable transmembrane helices predicted for TA07770 by TMHMM2.0 at aa 21-43, 336-358, 370-392, 396-418, 439-461, 486-508, 521-539, 578-600, 620-642 and 652-674) yields the protein MAPCLVCNSAKEACENYTGDACSLLVSAYILAGLAMMLNIRLSYSSAPYALIRFKLPENLFSVFVRRMASALELWCLPSMLLGNIVDLLQKLVEGGHQVRALIYAKHYDIQGNTAPQTLKDKANLLKNKASLLHDAAKALGGDSALAALSVQAGSLRDAAKQGTGEDHLYKKAELLATHVDGGTELETKATAVITQFGLVQQAYDTLMAEAKKVTIPSDKQHLVTAVVDAYNALENIYERILNLTKLKIKANELNTQATDPKLSDLKAAASQLETDVKTLRDTPGTDAQTVKSQFEKVQSAYYKLTDDNKKKVSGQFNALNTVYSHIGFCYKTVKFWSIIVPSIVTQWLNFATYVLLLVVYLMGGESGHLTLFYFVIAISGVVFGINMTLLYSVDFYYIPVYIVGENTFPIITSFVHYLSTIMFGNRRKYNSDFLLVEIDIWVAILISLVAAVVWTVGYLIEGTNDIGDMKHIHAYGFSGSFNGYQLSPFLMIVVGMGLVFTIYPGIAPGMIVPFYLVDKIEMVLLVATIFPPVIIAMLRRYKPSWSPQHNTGTFNLWKEYEYAPDWTQPTKKETVYAYLWHLFDVLMVIKISLAALFIYSLHYRESNLSRSIVNQPKMSTFLSITYYMCHEILLALGFSGFIGNDGGDLILIPQYIGALFMIFLAFYSEGYIIEYKSHDPTNWATEGMTKWNAFC from the coding sequence ATGGCCCCTTGTCTTGTATGTAATAGTGCTAAGGAGGCCTGTGAGAATTATACCGGTGATGCTTGTTCATTACTTGTGTCAGCGTACATTCTTGCTGGGTTGGCTATGATGCTTAATATTAGACTATCATACAGTTCTGCTCCGTATGCACTTATTAGGTTCAAGTTACCTGAAAATCTTTTCAGTGTCTTTGTTAGACGAATGGCTAGTGCATTGGAATTATGGTGCCTACCAAGTATGCTCCTCGGAAATATAGTGGACCTACTTCAGAAACTAGTTGAAGGTGGCCACCAAGTAAGAGCACTCATATATGCCAAACATTATGATATCCAAGGCAATACTGCTCCACAAACACTCAAGGATAAAGCCAATCTACTAAAGAATAAGGCCTCATTACTTCACGATGCAGCCAAAGCACTAGGTGGTGATAGTGCACTTGCTGCACTTAGTGTTCAAGCAGGATCCCTTAGGGATGCAGCCAAACAAGGTACTGGTGAAGATCATCTATATAAAAAGGCAGAGTTACTAGCTACTCATGTAGATGGTGGTACTGAACTTGAAACTAAGGCCACTGCAGTCATAACCCAATTTGGATTAGTCCAACAAGCATACGATACACTAATGGCTGAAGCTAAAAAGGTCACTATACCTTCAGATAAACAACATCTTGTTACCGCTGTTGTGGACGCCTACAATGCACTCGAGAATATCTACGAGAGAATCCTAAACCTTACCAAACTCAAGATTAAGGCCAATGAACTTAATACTCAGGCTACTGATCCTAAACTTTCTGATCTTAAAGCTGCAGCCAGTCAACTAGAAACTGATGTCAAAACTCTACGTGATACTCCTGGTACTGATGCCCAAACTGTTAAATCACAGTTCGAAAAGGTCCAATCCGCATACTACAAACTAACTGATGATAATAAGAAGAAGGTTTCGGGTCAGTTTAATGCTCTCAATACTGTCTATAGCCATATTGGATTCTGTTATAAAACAGTTAAGTTCTGGTCCATAATTGTTCCCTCCATAGTTACTCAGTGGTTAAACTTTGCCACCtatgtattattattggttgtatatttaatggGTGGTGAGAGTGGTCATCTAACTCTATTTTACTTTGTGATTGCAATTTCCGGAGTTGTTTTTGGTATTAACATGACTCTACTTTACTCTGTAGacttttattatatacctGTCTATATTGTTGGTGAGAATACATTTCCAATCATAACGTCATTCGTACACTATCTGAGTACTATAATGTTTGGTAATAGAAGAAAATACAATAGTGACTTCCTACTGGTAGAGATTGATATTTGGGTAGCAATCCTAATCTCACTGGTAGCAGCTGTGGTGTGGACTGTGGGATATTTAATTGAAGGTACAAATGATATAGGTGATATGAAACACATACATGCATATGGCTTCTCAGGCAGTTTCAATGGTTATCAACTCTCTCCATTTCTGATGATAGTTGTTGGAATGGGACTAGTTTTCACTATTTATCCTGGTATAGCTCCTGGTATGATTGTACCATTCTATCTAGTTGATAAGATTGAAATGGTACTTCTCGTAGCTACCATATTTCCACCAGTCATCATAGCCATGCTAAGAAGATACAAACCATCTTGGTCACCTCAACACAACACTGGTACATTCAATCTATGGAAAGAATACGAATACGCCCCTGATTGGACACAACCTACTAAAAAGGAAACTGTTTATGCCTACCTATGGCACTTATTTGATGTACTAATGGTCATCAAGATCTCTCTAGCTGCCCTATTTATCTATTCACTTCACTATAGAGAATCCAATTTATCTAGATCAATTGTTAATCAACCCAAGATGTctacatttttatcaattacATATTATATGTGTCATGAGATTCTATTGGCCTTAGGATTTTCAGGATTCATAGGTAACGATGGAGGtgatttaatattgataCCACAATACATAGGAGCGCTATTTATGATATTTTTGGCCTTTTATTCAGAAGGTTacattatagaatataaaagtcATGATCCTACAAATTGGGCAACAGAAGGTATGACTAAATGGAACGCATTTTGCTAA